The Paramisgurnus dabryanus chromosome 6, PD_genome_1.1, whole genome shotgun sequence genome has a window encoding:
- the marchf6 gene encoding E3 ubiquitin-protein ligase MARCHF6 isoform X1 has product MDTAEEADICRVCRSEGTQDKPLYHPCVCTGSIKFIHQECLVQWLKHSRKEYCELCKHRFAFTPIYSPDMPSRLPVQDIFAGLVTSIGTAIRYWFHYTLVAFAWLGVVPLTACRIYKCLFTGSVSSLLTLPLDMLSTYVPDRKALRENLLADCLQGCFVVTCTLCAFISLVWLREQIVHGGAPLWLDQNQQQPANAAGPPNEAPGPGNGGAENQPMAAQAEPPVQNAAAAEVPDAPPDPAEEMELDNEDEEDGGAEDAADANNGAQDDMNWNALEWDRAAEELTWERMLGLDGSLVFLEHVFWVVSLNTLFILVFAFCPYHIGHFSVVGLGFEDYVRASHFEGLITTIVGYVLLAITLIVCHGLAALVRFQRSRRLLGVCYIVVKVSLLVVVEIGVFPLICGWWLDICSLEMFDASLKDRELSFESAPGTTMFLHWLVGMVYVFYFASFILLLREVLRPGVLWFLRNLNDPDFNPVQEMIHLPIYRHLRRFILSVVVFGSIVLLMLWLPIRIIKQVFSSFLPYNVMLYSDAPVSELSLELLLLQVVLPALLEQGHTRQWLKGLVRAWTVTAGYLLDLHSYLLGDQEEYDNNANQQANNNQQARNNAIPVVGEGLHAAHQAILQQGGPVGFQPYHRPMKFPLRIVLLILFMCVTLLVASLVCLTLPVFTGRWLMSFWTGSAKIHELYTAACGLYVCWLSIRAITVLLAWMPQGRRVILLKVQEWTLMILGWKIMKTLIVAVLLAGVIPLLLGLLFELVIVAPLRVPLDQTPLFYPWQDWALGVLHAKIIAAITLMGPQWWLKTVIEQVYANGIRNIDLHFIIRKLAAPVIAVLLLSLCVPYVIAVGIVPLLGVTMEMQNLVQRRIYPFLLMVVVLMGILSFQIRQFKRLYEHIKNDKYLVGQRLVNYERKAGKASTTTQSSSIQE; this is encoded by the exons ATGGACACTGCCGAAGAAG CTGATATATGTAGGGTGTGTCGTTCAGAGGGAACCCAAGACAAACCGCTCTACCATCCATGTGTCTGTACTGGAAGTATTAAGTTCATCCACCAAGAATG CTTGGTGCAGTGGCTTAAACACAGCAGAAAAGAGTACTGCGAATTATGCAAGCACAGATTTGCTTTCACGCCAA TTTACTCCCCAGACATGCCTTCACGGCTCCCAGTACAGGACATTTTCGCAGGGTTGGTCACCAGTATAGGCACGGCCATCCGATACTGGTTTCATTACACGCTTGTTGCCTTTGCGTGGCTGGGAGTTGTACCTTTAACAGCAT GTCGCATCTATAAGTGTCTGTTCACCGGTTCAGTGAGTTCCCTCCTGACCCTGCCGTTAGATATGCTCTCCACGTACGTACCAGACAGGAAAGCGCTCAG AGAGAACCTGCTGGCTGACTGTCTTCAGGGATGCTTTGTGGTGACCTGCACCCTGTGCGCCTTCATCAGTCTGGTGTGGCTGCGGGAGCAGATTGTTCATGGTGGAGCTCCTTTATGGCTGGACCAGAACCAACAGCAGCCTGCCAATGCAGCAGGGCCGCCCAATGAG GCACCTGGCCCAGGTAATGGAGGTGCTGAAAACCAGCCAATGGCTGCACAGGCCGAACCTCCTGTGCAGAACGCTGCGGCGGCTGAGGTTCCTGACGCTCCCCCTGATCCCGCTGAAGAGATGGAGCTGGATAACGAGGATGAGGAGGACGGAGGAGCTGAAGATGCGGCAGATGCCAACAATGGCGCGCAGG ATGATATGAACTGGAATGCCCTGGAGTGGGATCGTGCGGCTGAAGAGCTCACATGGGAACGG ATGCTCGGGCTTGATGGGTCCCTGGTGTTTCTG GAACATGTCTTCTGGGTGGTCTCACTCAACACACTTTTCATCCTGGTGTTTG CTTTCTGTCCCTACCACATTGGCCACTTCTCAGTGGTTGGTCTTGGTTTCGAAGACTAC GTTCGTGCCTCACACTTTGAGGGTCTTATCACCACTATAGTTGGTTACGTCCTTTTGGCCATCACTCTCATTGTGTGCCAC GGATTAGCAGCACTGGTGAGATTTCAAAGATCACGGCGCTTATTAGGTGTCTGCTACATTGTGGTGAAG GTGTCTCTTCTCGTGGTTGTGGAAATTGGGGTGTTCCCACTGATCTGTGGCTGGTGGCTTGATATCTGCTCTCTG GAAATGTTTGATGCCTCATTAAAAGACAGAGAGCTGAGTTTTGAATCGGCCCCGGGGACCACCATGTTTCTTCACTGGCTGGTGGGGATGGTCTACGTCTTCTACTTTGCTTCATTTATTCTTCTTCTCAGAGAG GTTTTAAGGCCCGGAGTCCTGTGGTTTCTCAGAAACCTGAATGATCCGGATTTCAACCCGGTGCAGGAAATGATTCACCTCCCCATATACAGACACCTGAGACGATTCATACTGTCGGTG GTTGTGTTTGGCTCAATCGTTCTTCTCATGTTATGGCTTCCCATTCGGATAATCAAACAAGTTTTTTCATCATTTCTTCCCTACAATGTGATGCTTTATAG TGATGCTCCAGTGAGTGAGTTATCTCTTGAGCTACTCTTGCTGCAGGTTGTTCTTCCTGCATTGTTGGAGCAGGGTCACACGCGGCAGTGGCTCAAAGGTCTGGTGCGAGCCTGGACAGTAACTGCTGGCTATCTGCT AGATTTACATTCATATTTGCTGGGAGACCAGGAGGAATATGATAACAATGCCAACCAGCAGGCCAACAACAACCAGCAGGCTCGTAACAATGCTATACCTGTAGTGGGAGAGGGGCTGCATGCTGCCCACCAGGCCATACTGCAGCAGGGTGGCCCTGTGGGCTTTCAGCCCTATCACCGTCCCATGAAATTTCCTCTGAGG ATCGTGTTGTTGATATTGTTCATGTGCGTGACGTTGCTTGTGGCAAGCTTGGTGTGTCTCACTTTACCAG TGTTTACGGGCCGTTGGCTGATGTCGTTCTGGACGGGCAGTGCTAAGATCCATGAGCTCTACACTGCGGCTTGTGGACTGTATGTATGCTGGCTGTCCATCAGAGCCATCACAGTGTTACTGGCCTGGATGCCTCAGGGTCGTAGGGTCATCCTACTCAAGGTTCAAGAGTGGACCCTCATG ATTCTTGGCTGGAAG atCATGAAGACACTGATCGTGGCAGTGCTGTTAGCTGGAGTCATCCCTCTTCTCTTGGGATTGCTGTTTGAGCTGGTGATTGTAGCTCCTCTTAGAGTTCCTCTCGATCAGACGCCTCTTTTCTACCCCTGGCAG GACTGGGCCTTAGGAGTGCTGCATGCCAAAATCATTGCCGCCATCACCCTCATGGGTCCCCAGTGGTGGCTGAAGACCGTTATCGAGCAG GTTTATGCCAATGGGATCAGGAACATCGACCTTCACTTCATCATCAGGAAGCTGGCTGCTCCCGTCATCGCCGTACTGCTGCTTTCTCTCTGCGTCCCCTATGTGATCGCTGTAGGCATCGTCCCCCTTCTTG GGGTCACCATGGAGATGCAGAATCTGGTGCAGAGAAGAATCTATCCCTTCCTCCTGATGGTGGTGGTGCTGATGGGAATCCTTTCTTTTCAAATTCGACAATTCAAGCGCCTTTATGAGCACATCAAAAACGACAA GTACCTTGTTGGACAGAGACTTGTAAACTATGAACGCAAAGCTGGCAAGGCCAGCACCACCACACAAAGCAGTTCAATTCAGGAGTAA
- the marchf6 gene encoding E3 ubiquitin-protein ligase MARCHF6 isoform X2, which yields MDTAEEADICRVCRSEGTQDKPLYHPCVCTGSIKFIHQECLVQWLKHSRKEYCELCKHRFAFTPIYSPDMPSRLPVQDIFAGLVTSIGTAIRYWFHYTLVAFAWLGVVPLTACRIYKCLFTGSVSSLLTLPLDMLSTYVPDRKALRENLLADCLQGCFVVTCTLCAFISLVWLREQIVHGGAPLWLDQNQQQPANAAGPPNEAPGPGNGGAENQPMAAQAEPPVQNAAAAEVPDAPPDPAEEMELDNEDEEDGGAEDAADANNGAQDDMNWNALEWDRAAEELTWERMLGLDGSLVFLEHVFWVVSLNTLFILVFAFCPYHIGHFSVVGLGFEDYVRASHFEGLITTIVGYVLLAITLIVCHGLAALVRFQRSRRLLGVCYIVVKVSLLVVVEIGVFPLICGWWLDICSLEMFDASLKDRELSFESAPGTTMFLHWLVGMVYVFYFASFILLLREVLRPGVLWFLRNLNDPDFNPVQEMIHLPIYRHLRRFILSVVVFGSIVLLMLWLPIRIIKQVFSSFLPYNVMLYSDAPVSELSLELLLLQVVLPALLEQGHTRQWLKGLVRAWTVTAGYLLDLHSYLLGDQEEYDNNANQQANNNQQARNNAIPVVGEGLHAAHQAILQQGGPVGFQPYHRPMKFPLRIVLLILFMCVTLLVASLVCLTLPVFTGRWLMSFWTGSAKIHELYTAACGLYVCWLSIRAITVLLAWMPQGRRVILLKVQEWTLMIMKTLIVAVLLAGVIPLLLGLLFELVIVAPLRVPLDQTPLFYPWQDWALGVLHAKIIAAITLMGPQWWLKTVIEQVYANGIRNIDLHFIIRKLAAPVIAVLLLSLCVPYVIAVGIVPLLGVTMEMQNLVQRRIYPFLLMVVVLMGILSFQIRQFKRLYEHIKNDKYLVGQRLVNYERKAGKASTTTQSSSIQE from the exons ATGGACACTGCCGAAGAAG CTGATATATGTAGGGTGTGTCGTTCAGAGGGAACCCAAGACAAACCGCTCTACCATCCATGTGTCTGTACTGGAAGTATTAAGTTCATCCACCAAGAATG CTTGGTGCAGTGGCTTAAACACAGCAGAAAAGAGTACTGCGAATTATGCAAGCACAGATTTGCTTTCACGCCAA TTTACTCCCCAGACATGCCTTCACGGCTCCCAGTACAGGACATTTTCGCAGGGTTGGTCACCAGTATAGGCACGGCCATCCGATACTGGTTTCATTACACGCTTGTTGCCTTTGCGTGGCTGGGAGTTGTACCTTTAACAGCAT GTCGCATCTATAAGTGTCTGTTCACCGGTTCAGTGAGTTCCCTCCTGACCCTGCCGTTAGATATGCTCTCCACGTACGTACCAGACAGGAAAGCGCTCAG AGAGAACCTGCTGGCTGACTGTCTTCAGGGATGCTTTGTGGTGACCTGCACCCTGTGCGCCTTCATCAGTCTGGTGTGGCTGCGGGAGCAGATTGTTCATGGTGGAGCTCCTTTATGGCTGGACCAGAACCAACAGCAGCCTGCCAATGCAGCAGGGCCGCCCAATGAG GCACCTGGCCCAGGTAATGGAGGTGCTGAAAACCAGCCAATGGCTGCACAGGCCGAACCTCCTGTGCAGAACGCTGCGGCGGCTGAGGTTCCTGACGCTCCCCCTGATCCCGCTGAAGAGATGGAGCTGGATAACGAGGATGAGGAGGACGGAGGAGCTGAAGATGCGGCAGATGCCAACAATGGCGCGCAGG ATGATATGAACTGGAATGCCCTGGAGTGGGATCGTGCGGCTGAAGAGCTCACATGGGAACGG ATGCTCGGGCTTGATGGGTCCCTGGTGTTTCTG GAACATGTCTTCTGGGTGGTCTCACTCAACACACTTTTCATCCTGGTGTTTG CTTTCTGTCCCTACCACATTGGCCACTTCTCAGTGGTTGGTCTTGGTTTCGAAGACTAC GTTCGTGCCTCACACTTTGAGGGTCTTATCACCACTATAGTTGGTTACGTCCTTTTGGCCATCACTCTCATTGTGTGCCAC GGATTAGCAGCACTGGTGAGATTTCAAAGATCACGGCGCTTATTAGGTGTCTGCTACATTGTGGTGAAG GTGTCTCTTCTCGTGGTTGTGGAAATTGGGGTGTTCCCACTGATCTGTGGCTGGTGGCTTGATATCTGCTCTCTG GAAATGTTTGATGCCTCATTAAAAGACAGAGAGCTGAGTTTTGAATCGGCCCCGGGGACCACCATGTTTCTTCACTGGCTGGTGGGGATGGTCTACGTCTTCTACTTTGCTTCATTTATTCTTCTTCTCAGAGAG GTTTTAAGGCCCGGAGTCCTGTGGTTTCTCAGAAACCTGAATGATCCGGATTTCAACCCGGTGCAGGAAATGATTCACCTCCCCATATACAGACACCTGAGACGATTCATACTGTCGGTG GTTGTGTTTGGCTCAATCGTTCTTCTCATGTTATGGCTTCCCATTCGGATAATCAAACAAGTTTTTTCATCATTTCTTCCCTACAATGTGATGCTTTATAG TGATGCTCCAGTGAGTGAGTTATCTCTTGAGCTACTCTTGCTGCAGGTTGTTCTTCCTGCATTGTTGGAGCAGGGTCACACGCGGCAGTGGCTCAAAGGTCTGGTGCGAGCCTGGACAGTAACTGCTGGCTATCTGCT AGATTTACATTCATATTTGCTGGGAGACCAGGAGGAATATGATAACAATGCCAACCAGCAGGCCAACAACAACCAGCAGGCTCGTAACAATGCTATACCTGTAGTGGGAGAGGGGCTGCATGCTGCCCACCAGGCCATACTGCAGCAGGGTGGCCCTGTGGGCTTTCAGCCCTATCACCGTCCCATGAAATTTCCTCTGAGG ATCGTGTTGTTGATATTGTTCATGTGCGTGACGTTGCTTGTGGCAAGCTTGGTGTGTCTCACTTTACCAG TGTTTACGGGCCGTTGGCTGATGTCGTTCTGGACGGGCAGTGCTAAGATCCATGAGCTCTACACTGCGGCTTGTGGACTGTATGTATGCTGGCTGTCCATCAGAGCCATCACAGTGTTACTGGCCTGGATGCCTCAGGGTCGTAGGGTCATCCTACTCAAGGTTCAAGAGTGGACCCTCATG atCATGAAGACACTGATCGTGGCAGTGCTGTTAGCTGGAGTCATCCCTCTTCTCTTGGGATTGCTGTTTGAGCTGGTGATTGTAGCTCCTCTTAGAGTTCCTCTCGATCAGACGCCTCTTTTCTACCCCTGGCAG GACTGGGCCTTAGGAGTGCTGCATGCCAAAATCATTGCCGCCATCACCCTCATGGGTCCCCAGTGGTGGCTGAAGACCGTTATCGAGCAG GTTTATGCCAATGGGATCAGGAACATCGACCTTCACTTCATCATCAGGAAGCTGGCTGCTCCCGTCATCGCCGTACTGCTGCTTTCTCTCTGCGTCCCCTATGTGATCGCTGTAGGCATCGTCCCCCTTCTTG GGGTCACCATGGAGATGCAGAATCTGGTGCAGAGAAGAATCTATCCCTTCCTCCTGATGGTGGTGGTGCTGATGGGAATCCTTTCTTTTCAAATTCGACAATTCAAGCGCCTTTATGAGCACATCAAAAACGACAA GTACCTTGTTGGACAGAGACTTGTAAACTATGAACGCAAAGCTGGCAAGGCCAGCACCACCACACAAAGCAGTTCAATTCAGGAGTAA
- the marchf6 gene encoding E3 ubiquitin-protein ligase MARCHF6 isoform X3 has translation MDTAEEADICRVCRSEGTQDKPLYHPCVCTGSIKFIHQECLVQWLKHSRKEYCELCKHRFAFTPIYSPDMPSRLPVQDIFAGLVTSIGTAIRYWFHYTLVAFAWLGVVPLTACRIYKCLFTGSVSSLLTLPLDMLSTENLLADCLQGCFVVTCTLCAFISLVWLREQIVHGGAPLWLDQNQQQPANAAGPPNEAPGPGNGGAENQPMAAQAEPPVQNAAAAEVPDAPPDPAEEMELDNEDEEDGGAEDAADANNGAQDDMNWNALEWDRAAEELTWERMLGLDGSLVFLEHVFWVVSLNTLFILVFAFCPYHIGHFSVVGLGFEDYVRASHFEGLITTIVGYVLLAITLIVCHGLAALVRFQRSRRLLGVCYIVVKVSLLVVVEIGVFPLICGWWLDICSLEMFDASLKDRELSFESAPGTTMFLHWLVGMVYVFYFASFILLLREVLRPGVLWFLRNLNDPDFNPVQEMIHLPIYRHLRRFILSVVVFGSIVLLMLWLPIRIIKQVFSSFLPYNVMLYSDAPVSELSLELLLLQVVLPALLEQGHTRQWLKGLVRAWTVTAGYLLDLHSYLLGDQEEYDNNANQQANNNQQARNNAIPVVGEGLHAAHQAILQQGGPVGFQPYHRPMKFPLRIVLLILFMCVTLLVASLVCLTLPVFTGRWLMSFWTGSAKIHELYTAACGLYVCWLSIRAITVLLAWMPQGRRVILLKVQEWTLMILGWKIMKTLIVAVLLAGVIPLLLGLLFELVIVAPLRVPLDQTPLFYPWQDWALGVLHAKIIAAITLMGPQWWLKTVIEQVYANGIRNIDLHFIIRKLAAPVIAVLLLSLCVPYVIAVGIVPLLGVTMEMQNLVQRRIYPFLLMVVVLMGILSFQIRQFKRLYEHIKNDKYLVGQRLVNYERKAGKASTTTQSSSIQE, from the exons ATGGACACTGCCGAAGAAG CTGATATATGTAGGGTGTGTCGTTCAGAGGGAACCCAAGACAAACCGCTCTACCATCCATGTGTCTGTACTGGAAGTATTAAGTTCATCCACCAAGAATG CTTGGTGCAGTGGCTTAAACACAGCAGAAAAGAGTACTGCGAATTATGCAAGCACAGATTTGCTTTCACGCCAA TTTACTCCCCAGACATGCCTTCACGGCTCCCAGTACAGGACATTTTCGCAGGGTTGGTCACCAGTATAGGCACGGCCATCCGATACTGGTTTCATTACACGCTTGTTGCCTTTGCGTGGCTGGGAGTTGTACCTTTAACAGCAT GTCGCATCTATAAGTGTCTGTTCACCGGTTCAGTGAGTTCCCTCCTGACCCTGCCGTTAGATATGCTCTCCAC AGAGAACCTGCTGGCTGACTGTCTTCAGGGATGCTTTGTGGTGACCTGCACCCTGTGCGCCTTCATCAGTCTGGTGTGGCTGCGGGAGCAGATTGTTCATGGTGGAGCTCCTTTATGGCTGGACCAGAACCAACAGCAGCCTGCCAATGCAGCAGGGCCGCCCAATGAG GCACCTGGCCCAGGTAATGGAGGTGCTGAAAACCAGCCAATGGCTGCACAGGCCGAACCTCCTGTGCAGAACGCTGCGGCGGCTGAGGTTCCTGACGCTCCCCCTGATCCCGCTGAAGAGATGGAGCTGGATAACGAGGATGAGGAGGACGGAGGAGCTGAAGATGCGGCAGATGCCAACAATGGCGCGCAGG ATGATATGAACTGGAATGCCCTGGAGTGGGATCGTGCGGCTGAAGAGCTCACATGGGAACGG ATGCTCGGGCTTGATGGGTCCCTGGTGTTTCTG GAACATGTCTTCTGGGTGGTCTCACTCAACACACTTTTCATCCTGGTGTTTG CTTTCTGTCCCTACCACATTGGCCACTTCTCAGTGGTTGGTCTTGGTTTCGAAGACTAC GTTCGTGCCTCACACTTTGAGGGTCTTATCACCACTATAGTTGGTTACGTCCTTTTGGCCATCACTCTCATTGTGTGCCAC GGATTAGCAGCACTGGTGAGATTTCAAAGATCACGGCGCTTATTAGGTGTCTGCTACATTGTGGTGAAG GTGTCTCTTCTCGTGGTTGTGGAAATTGGGGTGTTCCCACTGATCTGTGGCTGGTGGCTTGATATCTGCTCTCTG GAAATGTTTGATGCCTCATTAAAAGACAGAGAGCTGAGTTTTGAATCGGCCCCGGGGACCACCATGTTTCTTCACTGGCTGGTGGGGATGGTCTACGTCTTCTACTTTGCTTCATTTATTCTTCTTCTCAGAGAG GTTTTAAGGCCCGGAGTCCTGTGGTTTCTCAGAAACCTGAATGATCCGGATTTCAACCCGGTGCAGGAAATGATTCACCTCCCCATATACAGACACCTGAGACGATTCATACTGTCGGTG GTTGTGTTTGGCTCAATCGTTCTTCTCATGTTATGGCTTCCCATTCGGATAATCAAACAAGTTTTTTCATCATTTCTTCCCTACAATGTGATGCTTTATAG TGATGCTCCAGTGAGTGAGTTATCTCTTGAGCTACTCTTGCTGCAGGTTGTTCTTCCTGCATTGTTGGAGCAGGGTCACACGCGGCAGTGGCTCAAAGGTCTGGTGCGAGCCTGGACAGTAACTGCTGGCTATCTGCT AGATTTACATTCATATTTGCTGGGAGACCAGGAGGAATATGATAACAATGCCAACCAGCAGGCCAACAACAACCAGCAGGCTCGTAACAATGCTATACCTGTAGTGGGAGAGGGGCTGCATGCTGCCCACCAGGCCATACTGCAGCAGGGTGGCCCTGTGGGCTTTCAGCCCTATCACCGTCCCATGAAATTTCCTCTGAGG ATCGTGTTGTTGATATTGTTCATGTGCGTGACGTTGCTTGTGGCAAGCTTGGTGTGTCTCACTTTACCAG TGTTTACGGGCCGTTGGCTGATGTCGTTCTGGACGGGCAGTGCTAAGATCCATGAGCTCTACACTGCGGCTTGTGGACTGTATGTATGCTGGCTGTCCATCAGAGCCATCACAGTGTTACTGGCCTGGATGCCTCAGGGTCGTAGGGTCATCCTACTCAAGGTTCAAGAGTGGACCCTCATG ATTCTTGGCTGGAAG atCATGAAGACACTGATCGTGGCAGTGCTGTTAGCTGGAGTCATCCCTCTTCTCTTGGGATTGCTGTTTGAGCTGGTGATTGTAGCTCCTCTTAGAGTTCCTCTCGATCAGACGCCTCTTTTCTACCCCTGGCAG GACTGGGCCTTAGGAGTGCTGCATGCCAAAATCATTGCCGCCATCACCCTCATGGGTCCCCAGTGGTGGCTGAAGACCGTTATCGAGCAG GTTTATGCCAATGGGATCAGGAACATCGACCTTCACTTCATCATCAGGAAGCTGGCTGCTCCCGTCATCGCCGTACTGCTGCTTTCTCTCTGCGTCCCCTATGTGATCGCTGTAGGCATCGTCCCCCTTCTTG GGGTCACCATGGAGATGCAGAATCTGGTGCAGAGAAGAATCTATCCCTTCCTCCTGATGGTGGTGGTGCTGATGGGAATCCTTTCTTTTCAAATTCGACAATTCAAGCGCCTTTATGAGCACATCAAAAACGACAA GTACCTTGTTGGACAGAGACTTGTAAACTATGAACGCAAAGCTGGCAAGGCCAGCACCACCACACAAAGCAGTTCAATTCAGGAGTAA
- the marchf6 gene encoding E3 ubiquitin-protein ligase MARCHF6 isoform X4, with product MDTAEEADICRVCRSEGTQDKPLYHPCVCTGSIKFIHQECLVQWLKHSRKEYCELCKHRFAFTPIYSPDMPSRLPVQDIFAGLVTSIGTAIRYWFHYTLVAFAWLGVVPLTACRIYKCLFTGSVSSLLTLPLDMLSTENLLADCLQGCFVVTCTLCAFISLVWLREQIVHGGAPLWLDQNQQQPANAAGPPNEAPGPGNGGAENQPMAAQAEPPVQNAAAAEVPDAPPDPAEEMELDNEDEEDGGAEDAADANNGAQDDMNWNALEWDRAAEELTWERMLGLDGSLVFLEHVFWVVSLNTLFILVFAFCPYHIGHFSVVGLGFEDYVRASHFEGLITTIVGYVLLAITLIVCHGLAALVRFQRSRRLLGVCYIVVKVSLLVVVEIGVFPLICGWWLDICSLEMFDASLKDRELSFESAPGTTMFLHWLVGMVYVFYFASFILLLREVLRPGVLWFLRNLNDPDFNPVQEMIHLPIYRHLRRFILSVVVFGSIVLLMLWLPIRIIKQVFSSFLPYNVMLYSDAPVSELSLELLLLQVVLPALLEQGHTRQWLKGLVRAWTVTAGYLLDLHSYLLGDQEEYDNNANQQANNNQQARNNAIPVVGEGLHAAHQAILQQGGPVGFQPYHRPMKFPLRIVLLILFMCVTLLVASLVCLTLPVFTGRWLMSFWTGSAKIHELYTAACGLYVCWLSIRAITVLLAWMPQGRRVILLKVQEWTLMIMKTLIVAVLLAGVIPLLLGLLFELVIVAPLRVPLDQTPLFYPWQDWALGVLHAKIIAAITLMGPQWWLKTVIEQVYANGIRNIDLHFIIRKLAAPVIAVLLLSLCVPYVIAVGIVPLLGVTMEMQNLVQRRIYPFLLMVVVLMGILSFQIRQFKRLYEHIKNDKYLVGQRLVNYERKAGKASTTTQSSSIQE from the exons ATGGACACTGCCGAAGAAG CTGATATATGTAGGGTGTGTCGTTCAGAGGGAACCCAAGACAAACCGCTCTACCATCCATGTGTCTGTACTGGAAGTATTAAGTTCATCCACCAAGAATG CTTGGTGCAGTGGCTTAAACACAGCAGAAAAGAGTACTGCGAATTATGCAAGCACAGATTTGCTTTCACGCCAA TTTACTCCCCAGACATGCCTTCACGGCTCCCAGTACAGGACATTTTCGCAGGGTTGGTCACCAGTATAGGCACGGCCATCCGATACTGGTTTCATTACACGCTTGTTGCCTTTGCGTGGCTGGGAGTTGTACCTTTAACAGCAT GTCGCATCTATAAGTGTCTGTTCACCGGTTCAGTGAGTTCCCTCCTGACCCTGCCGTTAGATATGCTCTCCAC AGAGAACCTGCTGGCTGACTGTCTTCAGGGATGCTTTGTGGTGACCTGCACCCTGTGCGCCTTCATCAGTCTGGTGTGGCTGCGGGAGCAGATTGTTCATGGTGGAGCTCCTTTATGGCTGGACCAGAACCAACAGCAGCCTGCCAATGCAGCAGGGCCGCCCAATGAG GCACCTGGCCCAGGTAATGGAGGTGCTGAAAACCAGCCAATGGCTGCACAGGCCGAACCTCCTGTGCAGAACGCTGCGGCGGCTGAGGTTCCTGACGCTCCCCCTGATCCCGCTGAAGAGATGGAGCTGGATAACGAGGATGAGGAGGACGGAGGAGCTGAAGATGCGGCAGATGCCAACAATGGCGCGCAGG ATGATATGAACTGGAATGCCCTGGAGTGGGATCGTGCGGCTGAAGAGCTCACATGGGAACGG ATGCTCGGGCTTGATGGGTCCCTGGTGTTTCTG GAACATGTCTTCTGGGTGGTCTCACTCAACACACTTTTCATCCTGGTGTTTG CTTTCTGTCCCTACCACATTGGCCACTTCTCAGTGGTTGGTCTTGGTTTCGAAGACTAC GTTCGTGCCTCACACTTTGAGGGTCTTATCACCACTATAGTTGGTTACGTCCTTTTGGCCATCACTCTCATTGTGTGCCAC GGATTAGCAGCACTGGTGAGATTTCAAAGATCACGGCGCTTATTAGGTGTCTGCTACATTGTGGTGAAG GTGTCTCTTCTCGTGGTTGTGGAAATTGGGGTGTTCCCACTGATCTGTGGCTGGTGGCTTGATATCTGCTCTCTG GAAATGTTTGATGCCTCATTAAAAGACAGAGAGCTGAGTTTTGAATCGGCCCCGGGGACCACCATGTTTCTTCACTGGCTGGTGGGGATGGTCTACGTCTTCTACTTTGCTTCATTTATTCTTCTTCTCAGAGAG GTTTTAAGGCCCGGAGTCCTGTGGTTTCTCAGAAACCTGAATGATCCGGATTTCAACCCGGTGCAGGAAATGATTCACCTCCCCATATACAGACACCTGAGACGATTCATACTGTCGGTG GTTGTGTTTGGCTCAATCGTTCTTCTCATGTTATGGCTTCCCATTCGGATAATCAAACAAGTTTTTTCATCATTTCTTCCCTACAATGTGATGCTTTATAG TGATGCTCCAGTGAGTGAGTTATCTCTTGAGCTACTCTTGCTGCAGGTTGTTCTTCCTGCATTGTTGGAGCAGGGTCACACGCGGCAGTGGCTCAAAGGTCTGGTGCGAGCCTGGACAGTAACTGCTGGCTATCTGCT AGATTTACATTCATATTTGCTGGGAGACCAGGAGGAATATGATAACAATGCCAACCAGCAGGCCAACAACAACCAGCAGGCTCGTAACAATGCTATACCTGTAGTGGGAGAGGGGCTGCATGCTGCCCACCAGGCCATACTGCAGCAGGGTGGCCCTGTGGGCTTTCAGCCCTATCACCGTCCCATGAAATTTCCTCTGAGG ATCGTGTTGTTGATATTGTTCATGTGCGTGACGTTGCTTGTGGCAAGCTTGGTGTGTCTCACTTTACCAG TGTTTACGGGCCGTTGGCTGATGTCGTTCTGGACGGGCAGTGCTAAGATCCATGAGCTCTACACTGCGGCTTGTGGACTGTATGTATGCTGGCTGTCCATCAGAGCCATCACAGTGTTACTGGCCTGGATGCCTCAGGGTCGTAGGGTCATCCTACTCAAGGTTCAAGAGTGGACCCTCATG atCATGAAGACACTGATCGTGGCAGTGCTGTTAGCTGGAGTCATCCCTCTTCTCTTGGGATTGCTGTTTGAGCTGGTGATTGTAGCTCCTCTTAGAGTTCCTCTCGATCAGACGCCTCTTTTCTACCCCTGGCAG GACTGGGCCTTAGGAGTGCTGCATGCCAAAATCATTGCCGCCATCACCCTCATGGGTCCCCAGTGGTGGCTGAAGACCGTTATCGAGCAG GTTTATGCCAATGGGATCAGGAACATCGACCTTCACTTCATCATCAGGAAGCTGGCTGCTCCCGTCATCGCCGTACTGCTGCTTTCTCTCTGCGTCCCCTATGTGATCGCTGTAGGCATCGTCCCCCTTCTTG GGGTCACCATGGAGATGCAGAATCTGGTGCAGAGAAGAATCTATCCCTTCCTCCTGATGGTGGTGGTGCTGATGGGAATCCTTTCTTTTCAAATTCGACAATTCAAGCGCCTTTATGAGCACATCAAAAACGACAA GTACCTTGTTGGACAGAGACTTGTAAACTATGAACGCAAAGCTGGCAAGGCCAGCACCACCACACAAAGCAGTTCAATTCAGGAGTAA